In the genome of Arabidopsis thaliana chromosome 4, partial sequence, the window gggtaaAAGTAAGTGCtcttttttttgccttttcaaaattaaattaaacaagtGAAGGATGGTTTAGTTTCGTGTGACTAAAATTGCCCTCAAGTTTTTTTAGCGACTAATCCTACCCCACCCTTATATCACATTTACATTATTACCCCCACTCAAAATGGGttactttcttattttttgataatatttgttttcttttttggatttttttccatcttttcttTGACCAAAAATGTATTTGCTTACCTTTTTCACATAAGCTCAgttatgtttaatttattaatttctagatttttagtataaatatgttttataaaccaaattaGCATTTACTATAAGACTTAAACCATACAAAAgcctttttttattcttctcacTTGTCTACAAAGCTAACAATATCTTAAGAACACTTTAGTATTTTAGTATGAATCACATcaatttagtttataaatgatttatcttttttaattaaatccAAGATACAGTATTTTGTAAACCATAATTAAGgtgaaacaaatttataaacattattgttgttataaaatataagatatatagaGAAAGTAAACTTATGTAGAAATTCTACTAGATTCATTTACTGTCTATTGTTTTGGATTCGTTTTCTAAAAAGtagattttttcattttaaggAATGTGGATATGTTTAGGACGCTACATCATCACTACATGAGTACATGTGGAGACTTGTGGCATGGTTGTCATAGTTCCGTGTATTGCGTGtgattttgtattgtttataTCCGTTTGTTCTAAACGtcatttgtataattttcGATATCGTGATGAATAATGATGTAATTCTAAGATGTCTGGACTAAGTCCTTAACTTAAAATGGCATAAACGTAAAATCACAGAAACAGCGATGGtgaaagacaaagaaacaaaaagttaggCTCCAAACCAGAAACGAACGCAACAAGTTCCTTACAAGTTACACCCATTTATGAGGCTGATGATGCCATATGGGCTTTCTCTACGTGTCACATCACTATTCACTATGACAAATCCTCCTagtatctttgttttttggttcttttatagaattattattttttttttctttttttggaccTCAAATTGTGATATGGATACTGCAACTTGGGTCATGGACCTTCAATTACACTCTTCTGCTAAAGGCCGTTGTAGATATAAGATGATGAAACGTTTGATTCTCTTGCGCTTTGGATTCTGAGATTTTGGGATGAATATAGATTATGGTTTGCATTAAAGAATGACCGGACTATTGCTAATGTGCACAAAAACCTTGTCACCAAGACACTGTTAGAATTTCTCCTGCTCCAACATTGTAATGTGCAATGACTTGTTGTCCTCTAAAACCCCAGCTTTCCACTTAACATCTGTCTGTGTGATAACGAGTCCACCGTGATTTCAAAGACTCCACATAGTCGTCTGCACCAGAAACTCTGATCATGATCCTAAAGGGACCCTGAAAATGTATTACTGCTAGTTAGATACACGAGTCTAGTCACAaggaaggaaaacaaaaacattaccGGATTTTGAGCTAGAAACTGGTCCTCTGGAACAAGAGCGCCAAACTTTCGTCTCTTTGCCTCACGTTCCTAGGGTCGTGCAGTTTGCATCTTCTCCATTGAACACCCTTATCTCAGCGGTGGTATTTCCTTCATTATACTTAAAAGGGGTTCAGCTGGTGGCACTAAATCACAATAGCTAACATCCTCCTTGTCAGCAAAATAGTCAACACCACTCGAAAACGCATGCATAGCGAGATTTATTACCAAATAGGCGTTGCTTGTCACTATGCCGTTCAAGACATCAATACCCTACATTGCAGACAAGATTAAGGCAAGGGaaaatgagttttaaaaatgacTTATTAAGGGAGACAAAATTTGTGAACTTCAAATCTCAGCTCACCCCATGTCCAGATTTCAGCATGTTagttagaaaagaagaagtaagagTATCATGGTATAACACGACGGTTTATTCTAAACAATGACATGTTACAAGAAACAATGACCTTAATTTTGGTAACAGTATCCATCCAAGCAGTGATCCGTCATTGGGTGAAATTCTAGCAATACAATTAGACTGGTATCTTCTACTGCACCATTTATTCAAGATAATGAATACTCCATTTGCTACTAAGCTCAAATAGGATACTTGTTTATTCCAATCGTCTCTTTACAAAAGGATCTTAAACTACCGAGCCAAAAGAGCAAGacaaacaatcaaataaactaaataaaatcgaaatcaaagccaataaatcataaaatacCACAGAACAAAGACCACAATACAACGGTTACACAAAAAGATGAAGACACGGTTCAAGCATACTGACACATTCATCTCAGAGAGTAGCAGAAAGAGCGTTGTAGTAAGAACGTATCTTAGGGACATGAAGCACATGATCAGACCACTCAACATTCCCCAAAATTTCACAAGTATTGCGCCTTTCAAGCGCAATCACTGCACACCAAAGCATCTGCCAATCGCCGACACCTTGGTTCCAAAAAACAGCGAGCTTTCCACCATAATCAGCCAAACTAACAAAAGCACGCGGAGATAACTTGGGTAGTCGTCCTCCTATCAAACACTCCAAATTTCTCCATGTTCTTACCTCAGTGTCATACCATCTGAACACTCGGTCAATAGCACATGAGTACAAAACATTACCAACCACgcaaaaacattttgaaaacataaactcACACATGGTATCTCCAACCTCCTCCCAGCTACCTTCCACTGGATTGTAATCAACCACCTTTCTCCCAGTCACGAGGTTGACCTTTCCGCCAACACTTGTGCTTATGAAGATCTCCTTGCCTTGTGACACGCTGCATGGGATAGCCACCCGATCACTTACTTGTGTTTCTGTGTCCAACACCGTAACCGAGTTCTTCAAGGAATCCGAGCCATCTTCTTGGTGTAACCCTGCTACATATATCTTTTGATCAAGGACGCTAACAGAAACTCTAAATAGCTCCACCGGCAAGCTTGGAGCCTGGCGCCACGTGTGAGACCGGCAATCCAGAACCCAGACACTAGAGGAGGTCAAATGGTGGTATCTGGTTACGCCAATGTTATAGATATTAGAACCAACCGCCGCGAGGCTATATCTCTGAGTCAAAGGAGAATGGGGAATTGGGATTCTTGCCAAGACATAACCACTTGACCTGTCCTCCTCCTTATTACTACTGGTTGTTGTTCGATCCGGTTTCCGGCAGAGGGTGAACCAGCTAGGGCCGTTTTTATAAGAATACATATTTATGCACACATAGAGACGACTCTCCCTGCGGCCCAAGAGTGACCTGACCTTGTAAAGCTCCGGTGAAGCCAGGAGAGATCGAAAGCTCTTGGAGACGAGTGAGAGAATAGGATAGTATAATATTGAGACGCGTGCGATGATGACCAATACCAAATCATCGGGAAGTGACGGATTTGTTGTCGACgacaccttcttcttcttcttcttcatgttcgACGACGTCGTTGTCTCTCCGCTGACCAACCTCTccatttcttttacttttttctttggggATCGGCGGCGGAAGGAGACAACAGATTAGGTGTTAATATTCGTTGGGCCCTTTATGGGCCTTGATCACTTTTTAACTAAAAACGTtttgtgtttagtttttttgccGAAGATGTTGGTCAAGGGTATTATACTATTTATGGGATTATGTTTTGTGGTGTGGCATTTGCAGAGTGTCAGAGACGTCGTTTGATTTTGGGAGAGACTTTTGTTAACCGAGGGGAATTGTAATTTCCTTTTGCCGCGATTTTGGATTTTCAAGGTACGAGGTTTTGATTCTCATCTTCAATCATTGAAGTTTGCTAAATGCTAATGTTCAGAAATTATGGTAAATTATAGCCAGTATACATTCTAACCATTACCAAGCGCAATATTTTCATACCAAGCATTGTTGCTCGATATAATTTCCGCTCTTTGCTGATGCTTGTTTTAGCTTGATTTGGTACAGCTTTGGCCACAGTTTCCCCGTTACTGCAAAACAAATGATCGAGACACAAAATTGATGGAGACACAAAATGTTGTGACTATGAGGCGACGTCGAGTAATCAAGCCTAGAGGGGATGATAACAAGATTTATTACCAAAGAGGCGTTGCTTGTCACTGTCCCATGCTATGCcattcaaaacatcaataccCTATAGTGCATGCAAGATTAAGGTAAGggaaaaaatagttttaaagaTGACTTATTAAGAGACAACCTGTGAActtttttccatattttaaCTCACCCTATGTCCAGATTTCAGCAATCCCCGACTGCGAAAAAATGTcagaaaataagtaaaaaaaaaaaaaaaagaggaccAGTGGTATAACACAGTGGTTTATCCTAAACAAAGACATGTTAGAAGGAACAATAACCTTAATTTTGAAAGCAGTATCCATCCAAGCAGAGATCCGTCCTTGGGTGAAATTCTAGCAATACAATCAGACtagaatagaaaaataaacatcaGCCTAAATGATAAACCCTGTAAGGCTTGTCATTACGACATTGCCACATGATAAAGTTCCTAGCAAAACAGTGATCCAATAAAACCTAATTTCCAATATctcaaagagagagaataatGAGCCAGATTCGTTTCACATATTGAAATTTTGCAGGCAGCgcaattttgtttagtaaaaaTAGAATTTGCAGTAAAACATGttatcttaatttttgtaacaatttttatttcagaTGCCACAACTAATAGATGCAAATATCAGAAACAGTTGGAATACCTGCCACACATTTGCCCAAACTTCGTTGTTTATGTACTCGAGCTCATTAAGGTAACGTACCTCACGGCCATTATATCTGACTATATGCTTATCAGTAACTGCAGAGAAGAGACACAATAAAATGCTAAATATACTACTCCCTATGTAAATAATTAAGTAAGTGGCTCAAGGGCACAAAAACTTAATCAGTATAAGCAAGAAACCTTTCATTGTTTGAGGGTCCATCCGATATAATGTAGAAGTGCCATCACTTCCAAATAACGCTTTTCCATCGGTAGCCAGTCCCCATCCATCTTTCATATGATGTTTAAATGGTTTTACCTACAGTGAAATCAAATGcttaatataaaagaaaataacaatactAGTCCATAATAAAGTGGTGAAGCAATGGAAACATGGTAGCTTAAACCTATGACAAAGAACTGTCCtctacttaaaaaaaaactaaatcagCTGAAAAGTCCACTAAATAATATAGCAAGCAGGCTGACTTATACTTGCTTATCTGTGATGATTAAATAGCTGATAAACCAAAGTATGAGGAAGATAAGAGCACTACACACTTTACTTAAGTTGCGAAGGTCATATGTGAAACCCGTGTTTGTCAACCATGCGACTTGAAAGAGCCTACAACAAATAAAGAATGGGTGGATCAGATGAGTATTTTAACAGTTAAACTTTCTGTTGGCAAATGTATCCATGTAGGACAACAAGATCCAAGAAGCAACATTACAACTGAGCAAGTTGTTGTAACATGTGAGAGTTTCTTTCTGAATTACAAACTAGCTTAATGAAAGAAAAGGCCCACCTTTCTCCAAGGAGTGTTAAACCCTCTCCAAAATATGTATTGTCcattttttcaagaatttcaaCCTACGGaagggaaaaacaaaacaaacaaatttcacCGATgtatgaaaacataaacacgACCAATTCAAGTAAGGCTAACTCCATAATAACGGCTGATTCAAGAAATCAATTAACGAGAAGTTTCAATTCATTCTCTTTTGCAATCACACTATCATTCCCCACTTGGAAATTCACTACCATGGCTGATTATACAACATGTTAAAACCGTCAAACCACAAGATGAAACCCATACCTTTCCTGTTCGTAGATCCACTTTCCTCACTGAAGACTGTAAGAATGGggaaaaaagcaaaatggATCATCAAACTAAAGCATCACattgaaattttcaatgaCTAGAGAATGAGACTCGAATCGaattcaaagacaaagagtAAGACAATGCCAGGCAAATCAATCACCTTCCCGTATAGACCAGTGGATTCGAACAGTGTATCGTTTCCCGCATAAAGAAGACCCTGCGCCGGACAAAAACATGTAAGTA includes:
- a CDS encoding Galactose oxidase/kelch repeat superfamily protein (Galactose oxidase/kelch repeat superfamily protein; CONTAINS InterPro DOMAIN/s: F-box domain, cyclin-like (InterPro:IPR001810), Galactose oxidase/kelch, beta-propeller (InterPro:IPR011043), Kelch repeat type 1 (InterPro:IPR006652), Kelch repeat type 2 (InterPro:IPR011498), Kelch related (InterPro:IPR013089), Kelch-type beta propeller (InterPro:IPR015915); BEST Arabidopsis thaliana protein match is: Galactose oxidase/kelch repeat superfamily protein (TAIR:AT5G51250.1); Has 986 Blast hits to 967 proteins in 50 species: Archae - 4; Bacteria - 5; Metazoa - 105; Fungi - 0; Plants - 870; Viruses - 0; Other Eukaryotes - 2 (source: NCBI BLink).) gives rise to the protein MERLVSGETTTSSNMKKKKKKVSSTTNPSLPDDLVLVIIARVSILYYPILSLVSKSFRSLLASPELYKVRSLLGRRESRLYVCINMYSYKNGPSWFTLCRKPDRTTTSSNKEEDRSSGYVLARIPIPHSPLTQRYSLAAVGSNIYNIGVTRYHHLTSSSVWVLDCRSHTWRQAPSLPVELFRVSVSVLDQKIYVAGLHQEDGSDSLKNSVTVLDTETQVSDRVAIPCSVSQGKEIFISTSVGGKVNLVTGRKVVDYNPVEGSWEEVGDTMCEFMFSKCFCVVGNVLYSCAIDRVFRWYDTEVRTWRNLECLIGGRLPKLSPRAFVSLADYGGKLAVFWNQGVGDWQMLWCAVIALERRNTCEILGNVEWSDHVLHVPKIRSYYNALSATL
- a CDS encoding Galactose oxidase/kelch repeat superfamily protein (Galactose oxidase/kelch repeat superfamily protein; CONTAINS InterPro DOMAIN/s: F-box domain, cyclin-like (InterPro:IPR001810), Galactose oxidase/kelch, beta-propeller (InterPro:IPR011043), Kelch repeat type 1 (InterPro:IPR006652), Kelch related (InterPro:IPR013089), Kelch repeat type 2 (InterPro:IPR011498), Kelch-type beta propeller (InterPro:IPR015915); BEST Arabidopsis thaliana protein match is: Galactose oxidase/kelch repeat superfamily protein (TAIR:AT5G38680.1).), with the translated sequence MERLVSGETTTSSNMKKKKKKVSSTTNPSLPDDLVLVIIARVSILYYPILSLVSKSFRSLLASPELYKVRSLLGRRESRLYVCINMYSYKNGPSWFTLCRKPDRTTTSSNKEEDRSSGYVLARIPIPHSPLTQRYSLAAVGSNIYNIGVTRYHHLTSSSVWVLDCRSHTWRQAPSLPVELFRVSVSVLDQKIYVAGLHQEDGSDSLKNSVTVLDTETQVSDRVAIPCSVSQGKEIFISTSVGGKVNLVTGRKVVDYNPVEGSWEEVGDTMYGMTLR
- the QC gene encoding glutaminyl cyclase (glutaminyl cyclase (QC); FUNCTIONS IN: glutaminyl-peptide cyclotransferase activity, catalytic activity; INVOLVED IN: peptidyl-pyroglutamic acid biosynthetic process, using glutaminyl-peptide cyclotransferase; EXPRESSED IN: 25 plant structures; EXPRESSED DURING: 13 growth stages; CONTAINS InterPro DOMAIN/s: Glutamine cyclotransferase (InterPro:IPR007788), Nitrous oxide reductase, N-terminal (InterPro:IPR011045); Has 30201 Blast hits to 17322 proteins in 780 species: Archae - 12; Bacteria - 1396; Metazoa - 17338; Fungi - 3422; Plants - 5037; Viruses - 0; Other Eukaryotes - 2996 (source: NCBI BLink).), which gives rise to MATRSPYKRQTKRSMIQSLPASSSASSRRRFISRKRFAMMIPLALLSGAVFLFFMPFNSWGQSSGSSLDLSHRINEIEVVAEFPHDPDAFTQGLLYAGNDTLFESTGLYGKSSVRKVDLRTGKVEILEKMDNTYFGEGLTLLGERLFQVAWLTNTGFTYDLRNLSKVKPFKHHMKDGWGLATDGKALFGSDGTSTLYRMDPQTMKVTDKHIVRYNGREVRYLNELEYINNEVWANVWQSDCIARISPKDGSLLGWILLSKLSRGLLKSGHRGIDVLNGIAWDSDKQRLFVTGKLWPKLYQIKLKQASAKSGNYIEQQCLV
- the QC gene encoding glutaminyl cyclase — its product is MATRSPYKRQTKRSMIQSLPASSSASSRRRFISRKRFAMMIPLALLSGAVFLFFMPFNSWGQSSGSSLDLSHRINEIEVVAEFPHDPDAFTQGLLYAGNDTLFESTGLYGKSSVRKVDLRTGKVEILEKMDNTYFGEGLTLLGERLFQVAWLTNTGFTYDLRNLSKVKPFKHHMKDGWGLATDGKALFGSDGTSTLYRMDPQTMKVTDKHIVRYNGREVRYLNELEYINNEVWANVWQSDCIARISPKDGSLLGWILLSKLSRGLLKSGHRVS
- a CDS encoding splicing factor 3A subunit; this encodes MHAFSSGVDYFADKEDVSYCDLVPPAEPLLSIMKEIPPLR
- the QC gene encoding glutaminyl cyclase; its protein translation is MATRSPYKRQTKRSMIQSLPASSSASSRRRFISRKRFAMMIPLALLSGAVFLFFMPFNSWGQSSGSSLDLSHRINEIEVVAEFPHDPDAFTQGLLYAGNDTLFESTGLYGKSSVRKVDLRTGKVEILEKMDNTYFGEGLTLLGERLFQVAWLTNTGFTYDLRNLSKVKPFKHHMKDGWGLATDGKALFGSDGTSTLYRMDPQTMKVTDKHIVRYNGREVRYLNELEYINNEVWANVWQVFQLFLIFASISCGI
- the QC gene encoding glutaminyl cyclase (glutaminyl cyclase (QC); FUNCTIONS IN: glutaminyl-peptide cyclotransferase activity, catalytic activity; INVOLVED IN: peptidyl-pyroglutamic acid biosynthetic process, using glutaminyl-peptide cyclotransferase; EXPRESSED IN: 25 plant structures; EXPRESSED DURING: 13 growth stages; CONTAINS InterPro DOMAIN/s: Glutamine cyclotransferase (InterPro:IPR007788), Nitrous oxide reductase, N-terminal (InterPro:IPR011045); Has 35333 Blast hits to 34131 proteins in 2444 species: Archae - 798; Bacteria - 22429; Metazoa - 974; Fungi - 991; Plants - 531; Viruses - 0; Other Eukaryotes - 9610 (source: NCBI BLink).), coding for MATRSPYKRQTKRSMIQSLPASSSASSRRRFISRKRFAMMIPLALLSGAVFLFFMPFNSWGQSSGSSLDLSHRINEIEVVAEFPHDPDAFTQGLLYAGNDTLFESTGLYGKSSVRKVDLRTGKVEILEKMDNTYFGEGLTLLGERLFQVAWLTNTGFTYDLRNLSKVKPFKHHMKDGWGLATDGKALFGSDGTSTLYRMDPQTMKVTDKHIVRYNGRESDCIARISPKDGSLLGWILLSKLSRGLLKSGHRGIDVLNGIAWDSDKQRLFVTGKLWPKLYQIKLKQASAKSGNYIEQQCLV
- the QC gene encoding glutaminyl cyclase (glutaminyl cyclase (QC); FUNCTIONS IN: glutaminyl-peptide cyclotransferase activity, catalytic activity; INVOLVED IN: peptidyl-pyroglutamic acid biosynthetic process, using glutaminyl-peptide cyclotransferase; EXPRESSED IN: 25 plant structures; EXPRESSED DURING: 13 growth stages; CONTAINS InterPro DOMAIN/s: Glutamine cyclotransferase (InterPro:IPR007788), Nitrous oxide reductase, N-terminal (InterPro:IPR011045); Has 35333 Blast hits to 34131 proteins in 2444 species: Archae - 798; Bacteria - 22429; Metazoa - 974; Fungi - 991; Plants - 531; Viruses - 0; Other Eukaryotes - 9610 (source: NCBI BLink).), producing MATRSPYKRQTKRSMIQSLPASSSASSRRRFISRKRFAMMIPLALLSGAVFLFFMPFNSWGQSSGSSLDLSHRINEIEVVAEFPHDPDAFTQGLLYAGNDTLFESTGLYGKSSVRKVDLRTGKVEILEKMDNTYFGEGLTLLGERLFQVAWLTNTGFTYDLRNLSKVKPFKHHMKDGWGLATDGKALFGSDGTSTLYRMDPQTMKVTDKHIVRYNGREVRYLNELEYINNEVWANVWQSDCIARISPKDGSLLGWILLSKLSRGLLKSGHRGIDVLNGIAWDSDKQRLFGNKSCYHPL